In Erigeron canadensis isolate Cc75 chromosome 1, C_canadensis_v1, whole genome shotgun sequence, a single window of DNA contains:
- the LOC122578454 gene encoding monothiol glutaredoxin-S5-like yields MERVKRMVSERPVVIFSKSSCIMSHTIKSLFNDFGVNPTVYELDEIARGREIEQALSGLGYNTVPAVFIGGELVGGTNEIMSLQLRRSLKPMLIRAGALWV; encoded by the coding sequence ATGGAGAGAGTAAAAAGAATGGTTTCGGAGAGACCCGTGGTGATCTTCAGCAAGAGTTCTTGCATAATGTCCCACACGATCAAGTCCCTCTTTAATGACTTTGGGGTGAACCCTACAGTCTACGAGCTCGATGAGATAGCAAGAGGCCGAGAAATCGAACAGGCATTATCTGGGCTCGGGTACAACACCGTCCCCGCGGTCTTCATTGGTGGTGAGTTGGTTGGGGGAACGAATGAGATTATGAGTCTTCAACTCAGGAGGAGTTTGAAGCCAATGCTCATCAGGGCTGGAGCCTTGTGGGTTTAA
- the LOC122581532 gene encoding monothiol glutaredoxin-S4-like produces MDRVNILVSERPVVIFSKKSCILSYTIKSLFNDFGVNAMVYELDEIARGREIELALSAHHGRDTAPTIFIGGELVGGTNEIMSLHLRRELKPMLIRAGALWV; encoded by the coding sequence ATGGACAGAGTGAACATATTGGTTTCCGAGAGGCCTGTGGTGATCTTCAGTAAGAAATCATGCATCTTGTCATACACAATCAAGTCTCTTTTTAACGACTTTGGTGTGAACGCTATGGTGTATGAGCTTGATGAGATTGCTAGAGGTCGGGAGATCGAGCTAGCGTTATCTGCTCATCATGGACGTGATACAGCGCCGACGATCTTCATCGGCGGTGAGTTGGTTGGTGGGACTAATGAGATTATGAGTCTTCATCTCAGGAGAGAATTGAAGCCAATGCTCATCAGGGCTGGAGCTTTATGGGTTTAA